The genomic stretch ACAAGACGATGATTGGGAGATAATAGGAAAGTCAATAGGCGTTCAATTAAAAAACCTGAGTACCCATCAACAAGTGATTGCCCAAAAAATTATCAATGATGCCCTATTTTACGGAAAACTTGGCAAATTGACAGACGAATCTAGTATCACTTTATCTCCACAACACACAGTATTACATCCTCGCATTCCACATCGCTACTATCATTATTCCTCTGGCTCTTCAGTGACAAATTCATCAACGCAGCCATATCAACAATATTTGGCACAACCGTCTCCTCAACCATCTCCACAATATGCGATACACCCGTCCCCTCAATCATCTACACAATTTATTATACCACAATCCCCTCAAACACCTCCACAGCATACGGTACAACCTTCTCCTCAACCACCCCAACATCATATGATGTCACAATTCCCTCAAGCATCTCCAGAGTATAACTCCACTGTACAACCATTTCTACAGTCTATCCCACAATATACATTTGAACAACCTTCTTCTGAATACGTAAATCTAACCAACGCGACACATTCATCGTCGACCGACATAAAACTTACCACTGAATTTCCAAATTGTACAAGTGACACAACAGTTCAAAGAGGAACTGGCTCAGACATGAAGGACTTTTTgatctttaataaaaaataaaataaatagtattaaaTACCTTGTAACTATGTTTTtgcttaatataaataaataaaataaaacttttaaattgatgttttaattattctataaGAATTCAGTCTACTTACCTTAATAAAGTGTTTCAAACAATTATAGATAGCACAACATGTCTCTGGAATCATTGTGGACATAAGTTGCGGCGATATTATGGCACTGAATTTCAAATCTTCATAGCTTTGTCCAGTTGCTAGGAAACGTAAAGTAACTGTAAGTCGTTCTCTCGGACTTATGGATTCTCGCATTACGGTATCCTGTTTCTGTATAAATGGTGTCACCATATTGAGGAGCTCTTCAAAACACTCAATATCCATTCTTAAAAAGTTTCTGAAATCATCTGCTTCTAAATGTCTCATGACGTTCATGTGGCTTAATTCATGGCGTTTCATTAACCAGTTTTTAACCCAGATCCTCCTTTTTCGTCTCTGATTAGGTGGCACCGTAGTAAGTGCCAAGACAATTCCTATTTTCTGCTGTTTTGAGAGCGTCGGCGGCATTTCGGAAAAACGAGCAGTCTGTAGCACGGTCGGTTACGTACTGACAGGCAAGGACGTGTGTAGAGTAGAGACAATTTTATCGCCGATTCAGCCCCGATTTCACTGTCTCGATATCGCCAGTGATTTTAGGGTCGTGAGTAGCCgctttaaaacttattcgtcgaataatgtataaaactaccattttaaaaacatattctaATTGCCTGcagtatttgacagtttacgtgacattttaatattattgtgtaatactttattggatgtataagttttatccaagcattgaaaaatcggccctaaataaCACATTTACCATTACATTTGGTCATAGCGTTAaatacaaacattattttatagaatacatCAAATGTTAATTTACACAACGATTATCTCACAAAATTCTATTAAattaactcaaactcaaaaattgattttaagcCTTTAACTTATTTCCACAATATACGCACAAGaaaacacttaaatttacATTGAGACAATTAATCGCTAGTGTGTAAGTAGCCTTAGATTTAAAATCGAGTGATATGAAACCCTTGATAAAGTAAGACATACAAAGCTAAATGTTATCgcatatttaacaatattgtCATGCCGTTAAGGACGTCTTTGATATCATCTAGCTAAAACCAACCAACAAATAAGGCCGTGGACGTACTAGCAGattgtttacaataattaaatttattaaaacatggCAATATTTCATTCAGTTATTTCACATTATTCACATAATGTCTAAACACAAAaactacatacatataattaaacatttattgcGTAATTGGCAAgtaaaatacaattacattatggacgaaaattttaaacttttcattcattacaaaataaattataattcgtGCGTAGCAGACATAGACAAAGATAAATAAGAGcaattattagtttttttaattcgttttGACACTATTTCCATCTGGCAAGAGTTTGcacacgaaaaaaaaaaacgactacagattttttttgaaattttaaaaatcgaaCCTGCGAAATCTTATTATCAATGGATacatttattgcataaaaagatatgagtacataataatatacaatatagaTATGTAGAAAGATTTTGGTCCGAAATTGTTGGtacagaataaaaatcatttccAAAAACTATTTGAGTAGAGAGCAGATATGTAATTCAAGCCAGAAAACCTTATTGTGTTACCACAAAAATctttagacagggtttaactttaagcgcgggttctcttaatccggttttgtcgtatttcacataagacaactattaaagtgacagttggtttaaagttagactgtgtttaaattgttttgtggtaagaccattaaattttattaaaataatataaatttatactaaaTCTGTCTATAAAGATATTTCAATTTGTATTCACGGAttcattaaatacaataaacggATAGATGATGGGGACCAGTTTCACGACTTCCTGATAAACTGACTGATAAGTCACTGATacatattcataaatttttcATCATTTTAACTGACAGATAAgctaaacaaaacaaattcaGAAGTTGTGAAACCAGCCTATAATTTGTACAAAGGATTacaatttagaaaatattttcttgaaCGTGGCTACATTTTTGCGTTAGTACATTAAAAGACTCATCATTTGTCCATTATCTTAGcttaaatacaaacaaatacaataataatatcattttacaTATTGTCAAGACACAAAGATCTTCCTAAACGATTAATAAATCGGTAAccgtaattataatatattcctaatatttacattaaatgcgtgaataaaaatgcaatttaatatcaaattagGCAAGTATCAGATCCAGAAAGCATCTTCAAAAGAAACAACGCACatcaaatcaatattttctaacatccaaacttaattttatttacattatgaGATATGTTAGGAAAGAGTTCTCCTTCACGAATTTTCTGTCATCctgtcatattatgttaaaaaaataaaatgttaaagtaattaaaataccaaaatatcattggtcaataacgttattgcgtcatatttttttcaatccCGTTTTCATTTCAACCAATCATAGCTCTCTATTTTGCGCGCGAATTTCGttcttgttttaaataatatgcttTTTTCATCTTTCGAAACCAATccaacaaaaaacaatcaacATCACATTTCAATCgataacaaaaaatcaatCCATTTCTTACACAAAATATCCTAACAACATTATAACAGCGAACATACGATTACAACTTAATTAACTATATTTTGAGTTATACCATATCTACtaaattttttcttaatatttacatgagGCAAAAACTGGGCAAGTCTATGTCctatgcataatatatttatgaggTGCAATATTAAATTGAGTAAATGACGTCACACAAGCATAACTATCGCTTACAAAGAAATGACTTACTAAATACTTGGTTGATATTATAGTCAAGACCTCATTATAGTTAAgacaattttcttttgttcGTACTCTCTGTTTAAAAAGTTTTGAGTATTTGTAACAGTCTTtttgcttttgtttttattttggtaCCGAGTAGAGAGCATAATTTAAGCAATTAACCCCTAATAGTGGTTTTTTGTTTCTTCTCTTAGACTTCAGATCTTTTCAACAACAACTTAAGGTCACCCATTAAACATATTTGAAAAGGTATGTTAAACTGCTTCTCTCtgtatcataattttttcttCATGTCTTATATTTGACACAAACAATTACCAGCTTTCATAAAAATAGCATTGTATAGTTGTCGGTTTCTCATACGCAACGagagtgatttttttttaatttatattaccaaCTTGTATGCTCCTTTAGGCAATCGAATAAAAAAAGCATTGAAAGTAAATGCTGAAAAATTTTCTTGCTTTGCATTAAGTGCCCTGTTATCTAATTTGCGATATTTGAATCGTCACTACTGGgttttaaagtgtattaaagtGCAAGTTAATCGAAATATTCACTCTTTCgcgatttttataaatacggCATCCTTTTCTCGTATATGCCGTAAGCCGTTagaaggtttttttttatcttccaCATTATTATTTCCACATCTTTCTAATTCTTATTACATCAATTCACCAtcagattgttgcaaaaaaattaaacagaaCGCCTGCATTTCAACTTGCAGCGTTCAAAAATAGCACCTAACATTGAACTAAAACCAATTTCCTTGTTACCGCTAATTCCAGACACTACCACCCTAACCATTTAGGTGTTAGAAGCTAGCAATTTTTTAGGACGGcacaaaaattcaattattcgGAATTAAAGCAGGCCTCGGTCTAATTCTTTTCGCAGCATTCTGGTCAGTTTGAGCACTCCTTCGTCTATTTGTCCCGCGAATAATGAGTCTAAGAGGTCGGCTCGAGACGCGAGCGCGAACACTCCGGCGAGACGAGATACCGACTTGTCCGATAGATGGCGCTCTACTACTGATCTGAAAATATtgagataataaatttaagtctggactataaattaatatgcaTTTAGTTTTtggagttatttttaaatgctgtATAAAAAGATGGGAGAGTGAactgtaataagttttaataagATATATCTCCAGGACGATAAACTAATAGTATTACTAAATCTTATCAAATATCAGGAATCATAACCAAAAACAAATCTTGAGGAACCTACTCCCatctgtataataatattggtttatttaatagatttataaatgtaCTTACTTGAGTGACTGATGAGATTCCCTCAACGCGTCCTGCAGGAAGCCTCTGTCGTACGAGAACTCCACCTCCGAGAAAGATACCACAGCCATCAACACCGTCTGGAAagtatcataaaatttattggtAATTTGAAACATTACATTGCACTAAATAATTTACGAATTGaggtaatttattatgtgtaGTGTTTTCACGTGGTGTGTTTTCACCGGTGGAAACACAGTCTTAGGGTGCTTCTCCAGCAATAATGTACGAGGTAAAGGAAGCCTTATTGGTTTCTTAAAAAAGAtattcctcgctacacattCTTACACAtcattggtggaaaagcactcTTATCCACAGATCAACATTAATATCATTTTCACTAATAAGTTGTCTAGGAAAAGGGTCGTCGCTTTTAATACAGTAGCAGAGTAAAAGAAATTGATTGATAATAAACAGGAGTAAACACAATTCTAAGTTTAATAGTGACCTGGAACTTGGATCGGAAGGCAGTGAGCGCACGCTCGTCAGCCGCGGTGAGCTGGCCGTGCCGCCGCAGCACGCCCAGCTTTACCGCTGACTTGATCACGTGTTTCACAAGTTTTTCTGCCTCGCGTTTCTCGACGCGCTCCCGGAGGACGTTTAGGAactgaaattttataattacaggTCAAATTTGACGATAATATCAAAAGATTTGCTGTTGTTAGAACCTTTATTCATATAGTAGTGTGGTTGGGATTTggactttatttttttaatcaaaatatttacagcGCGTAGATGATTAGTTCGAAatgttggaaaaaaatatcgTTTCTATGCAATTTAAAGCtcataaaaactatttgtCCACCCagaatattcaaaatatttaagttaaataccATAATATGCTCTTACAGTCATTGGTTCTACATTAACTAAGCAGAAGATACATGAATTTGGCAAACGAGAAGAACCTTtacgtaatatttaatataatattttatcacacAACGTACCTGATCCAACAACTTAGCAGCATGTTCATCGAGAACGAGCGCGCGCGCGCTGGCCGCGCCGCCGACTCGCGACAGGAACTTCTTCTGCGCGCGCAGCGATATGTCGCGGGCGCACCACGCGCCGCCCTCCATCGCTGTAACATGACGATTGTGAAAATTTGCCTTTACTGATATGAAAAGATATTGTAACTAATTATTAAgaatgtatatgtatgttgcctttatgtattttatacctaattattgtACTACATAAGAAAACGAGGCGTAAATTAGGATAAGCTcaaactttaaactttttttgtaaaaagttttacaattgtttataattctTCTTCATATTATCATAGATATTTGTTGCTTTTCCTCATGGTAACAACAGtcttattattacaaaaccGATATGGCttgaattaatataataacaaattcaTCTTTCAATTGGATTATAACCTTGAATACCTACACTTGTATTAAAAACAGGAAACTTAATACTTTATACAACAAAACAACAGCTGTTGAAGCAGATGCTAACGATCCCAATGCAACATCGGGTCAAATATCACTTGACACGAATTCACTGAACATTATAACGttctaacaataaaaattaagaagTCTTTAAGGATAATTAAGAAAGGGAGCTTAAGTTAGATAGATGTGGTGTGCATGTGGGTAAGCGCAGTGGTTAGGAATGGACTTTGTTAGCCGCCGGGTGTGGGTTAAATCTTTCCTATGatataactattaaaaaaatctgtgcTTTTAatcataaacataattaaaagctaagaaaaataaattttcacaaCAAACTAACTTAAACACTCCACGACTTTACTTGCTcaagaatattaattatcagTTATTCCACACACCTAATCATTATCAAATCAAATATCGAAATTCAACCAAATCAGTTTTTTATAGGCAAACACATTTGCAAAAGTACAATATTAGGAGcattttttaaagcatttgGGATGAAGAAAACAAggatgcaaaaaaaaaactgaatatgggaaaaaataaaaaataaacaaaaacaataccaGACTATACGACGAACAACAGTATGTTGTTAATTaagaaattgtaaatttaGCTTTAGTGACTAAATTACACCAATTGATCACGACAAAAACAAGTGGTCAAGGGCAGAGCGGATGAGTAACAATTTACGTAGTAGACCACtaattagtataaattaataatagaagattaaatatattttaaattatgacatactttttgttattatttattaatgagcGCAAGGCTAAGAGGAgcaaataataagtaaattggggctaacattttttttttttggggaATCACAAAACTACAAAATCCAAGTAATTAATTGATAACAACCCATATATTATGAATCAGGGAGACACAAAATCCATaccaataaaatttatcacaaaaatattgcAGAATTTTAAAAGCACGCACATGCACTCACAAAATATACTTATGTAGATATATCATCTTTTTCACACTCATAAGGTACCTAACAATAGAAGATAATTCACAACACCAAAACCACCTACTTCCCTAcaccaataataattatataaccaTACCAATTTTGAAAAACTGATAATGATTCTCGAAGCTCTATAAAATACAGTCAACGtacaaaaaataagagaaGATCCTCTTCATATTTGATGAAGTCACAGATAATAGAAATATCTTGTAAaaaggttttatcccgaatacactctggaaaaaatattgtttattaacgagctgtatataaattataatcctAGACATGTTAGTTTTGACTAGTAATCTCTTTTTCTAGGAATCGGCGAAGACATGGAGATGTAAACATAATGAGGATGCGAATTAAAGTTATCTAGAATAAGATTCTCGAAAtagatatgaataaaaatatgaacagAATACTGTAAAAAACAGACAATACgcaaaaattgtaattgtttcttctatgaattaatttttagtataATTAAGGCCTTTTATTAATCACACACTTAAATATCTCATGCTCAaatgtaagtttattttttccaaaaaaagaaacataacTAAAGCAATCAATTATACAAGTCTCAACATTATAGTGAGCTCCTATCTCCATAAATATTATCGGGAACCAAAACATCGATCAATCCACACCCTTGTAAGCTAAACCAATATGCTAATCTATACAAAAGGTTTTCCAAAGTGTTTTTGTACGATTTTCAAATATCATATATTGAAAAAACCCATCTGCATATTAGCTTACACGAACTTGCAACCTATGCATAGGGTTTCGTAAGCCAAAACTAGTACCAGGTCATTTGCAAAGTTCCGTAGCCAAATGACCGAATATCATCGTATCGCGTGAGCAAACGACCTTCGGAGACTGTACGCCCAATGTCATGAACGTTGAAGGCATTACGATAAAGCCCTTTACCTGAAGGGTCTTGATAAACGTGTAATATATTTGGATAACatttgcaagacgttttttgaTGCgtgaaatattaaagttagttttattatttacagcatagtttaaataattatcctGAACAATCTATAAAGTTTTAAGACCCTAAATAAGTATATggttttaattcattataatggatgataaaataattttatatgtgtcGATATTCCAGACATAATTTTCTGTGTTGTCGTTTCGTcgagttttattattttggatgcTAAAAGAGAAATCAATTTACAATGTGCATGTATTCTTTATAAAACTCAAAACATAAAGGCACGTAGATACTCATCACTTTTGAATTATAAAGGTTTAATTTTGATAGTGTATCAACTATCAAGtcaattaaataatgtatgaaaGGAAACGTTAGGTAGTGGAGGCCAATGTAATTCCTTGTAACCTTTCAGAGGTCGCACGACTCTTTGTATAACTTGATTCAATAAAagctttgtttatttatgtgcCTTTTGAAAATACGTACATATATTGTTAACttgattttatgtttttttttttttttttaaataaaggctTGAACGTAAAAACGGATCTATTATGCCATTGATAATACAGGTTTACCCTAAATGAATACTTCTATTCATTCAATAAGGTTATAAGTACTAAACGTAGGTAATCCGGGCGGATGCatgaccaactcagccactcgtgacccgccagaatggcgcgaaaggatacgggttcgagtcccgcctcgtgatcgaattttttctattctttataaatttatatttataaagcatttgaatgccgtaaaaccaaaaatataaattcaataaatatatacttacaaactttaacATCCAAAATAATCCTTACTCATAGAAATCTGATCGTAttttcaaaaacaaatttgcGACAATGTCACGAAGTGATATTTATTCCAGACCCACTTATTCCCAAGAAAACGGAGAGAAAATTATTACTACGAATGTAGCCAACCTTTTTCTTTTGTTCGAGTTTACAGGCTTACGGCCAGGTGAAGATTTGTTAGGTTGCTTTCATTGTATAGATTTAGGTACTCTTATGTATGTgttactatttaatattaaggTAATGTGCGAATTTTCACAATCAATGTCACGTCTATTCATTTTGTATACCTGTAAAATACTCTTCTTTAGTCCTAAGAACATAATAAGTTTGGTATAGCTGGTAGAAATaagctataaagtataaatacacgaatttaattttcttctatTCTGAAACCGGGAAAAGCCGGAACAAAGACCTAGTTCTGTATGCTTAAGCTTGTTACAACTTTTTGTATTACTTGACCTTTCGTGGTCATGTATTTTATCTCATTGATATTGTAGAAATGTATTAGTTTAGAAATTTCAATATCATATAAGttagtaatataatactttttatctttttaaacaaaattgtattCTCATATTTCATAACtgcaaaatcaaataaaattgatagggAGTTAACTATTTagagattaattaaaaacatatttttattcgtagatttttttatgCAGGACtttctttcatttaataaCTTTCATTATGAAGTGAAATAGATTGTTGGATTCTTGTTGGATTATTtagagccgatttttcaatgcttggataaaacttatctgtccaataaagtattacacgatagtattaaaatgtcacgtaaactgtcaaatacggacaatttatagaatacgtttttaaaatggtagttttatacattattcgacgaataagttttatccaaggattgaaaaatcagcccaaACAAAAGCtgcataaataattgtaacttAAAAGTCATACATGCCCAAAATAAACTACATAACAAAACATTAGCAATCCAATCTAATTAGCAGAATCTTAGAAGGTTATCGACATTTTAGCCTTGCGTTCCTTCCAATTATGGATATTCATTGCTGCACATAtgaagtaaatttattttaaatataaaggaaAAACTAAAATAGACTAAAGAGGTTATATGTAAATGATATTGGAATTCCTATAATTATACACTAAGTATTTCATGGACTCcaagaaataaattgaattcatATCTCGATTAAGCGTTACCTTATAATATGCTAATCTGAATCGGTAGTAATTGGTAAAACTAAgctatgacgattcaaaagtgctctTAGgagaagtttgtttgtttgtttgaacgcgctaatctcatgaacaactggtccgatttgaaaaattatttcggtgctagatagcccatttatcgaggaaggctataatatatcatcacgctaagactaacaggagaggagccaaGGGGGTTAAACCGCGGGGAGCAGCAACTTTCTTATATAAGAGTCAAAGTTTGTTAGACCCTggaaggattttttaaaactgtAGGTAtccattaaacaaataaaaagcgACCCATATATGCATTTACAACTCTATATTGCATAGAGCCTACAATA from Colias croceus chromosome 16, ilColCroc2.1 encodes the following:
- the LOC123698394 gene encoding tumor necrosis factor alpha-induced protein 8-like protein; translation: MVATSMEGGAWCARDISLRAQKKFLSRVGGAASARALVLDEHAAKLLDQFLNVLRERVEKREAEKLVKHVIKSAVKLGVLRRHGQLTAADERALTAFRSKFQTVLMAVVSFSEVEFSYDRGFLQDALRESHQSLKSVVERHLSDKSVSRLAGVFALASRADLLDSLFAGQIDEGVLKLTRMLRKELDRGLL